In the genome of Cydia strobilella chromosome Z, ilCydStro3.1, whole genome shotgun sequence, one region contains:
- the LOC134753802 gene encoding thrombin-like enzyme contortrixobin yields the protein MGFFKKRVCRVLKGINPPPMLLVSTDGHVTHSSDVLYATPTHPDQIVPIESDGEVAVEDERRHVMALVKIKPSGLTFGCILTVVEDRWVLTAASCLDSIEEVDSLDNFVIMDNYDALNKGRSHAVTDVRVHPLYEGGNKSYDLALLRSEDGLGRPPVKMASLLDYFKLPMGEAGNILGFGRFRTIDQSVPQQIHSAVVHILPSSHCIPPDSLTLERHLIPLEPVGHGRCGLAPLCLGVLHARGAPCNFCAGAPLLRAGTLLGVMADNEQCGAACEPALYANVAAHQQWIYASVS from the exons TCACTCAAGCGACGTACTCTACGCAACGCCGACCCACCCCGACCAGATCGTCCCGATCGAGTCGGACGGCGAGGTAGCCGTCGAGGACGAGAGACGGCACGTGATGGCCTTAGTGAAGATCAAGCCAAGTGGTTTGACGTTCGGATGCATCCTGACGGTTGTAGAGGACCGGTGGGTGCTCACTGCTGCGAGCTGCTTGGATTCTATCGAAGAG GTCGACTCTCTAGACAACTTTGTCATAATGGACAACTACGACGCCCTCAACAAGGGTCGATCTCACGCCGTGACCGATGTGCGGGTACATCCCCTCTACGAGGGCGGCAACAAGTCTTACGACCTGGCGCTGCTGCGGAGTGAGGACGGGCTGGGCAGGCCCCCGGTCAAGATGGCGTCGCTTTTGGATTACTTCAAGCTGCCGATGGGGGAGGCGGGGAATATACTGGGCTTTGGGAGGTTTAG AACAATAGACCAGAGCGTACCACAGCAAATCCACTCCGCTGTCGTCCACATCCTCCCCTCCTCGCACTGCATACCCCCCGATTCCCTGACCCTGGAGCGCCACCTGATCCCGCTCGAGCCTGTAGGGCACGGGCGCTGCGGTCTCGCGCCGCTCTGTCTCGGCGTGCTGCACGCGCGCGGCGCGCCGTGCAACTTCTGCGCAGGCGCGCCGCTTCTGCGCGCGGGCACGCTGCTCGGCGTCATGGCGGACAACGAGCAGTGCGGCGCGGCGTGCGAGCCGGCGCTTTATGCTAACGTCGCCGCACATCAACAATGGATATACGCTAGTGTTAgctag